One Acetobacterium sp. KB-1 DNA segment encodes these proteins:
- a CDS encoding PspC domain-containing protein: MKKQLMKSKKRAILAGVCAGLGEYCNTSPWIFRGLFLLPFFLRLMPGILSIIVYILLAVVLPGNQRIEDVVEVDYEIIDDENDEEIIDFSDEKSGTKEKVK, from the coding sequence ATGAAAAAACAATTAATGAAAAGCAAAAAACGAGCAATTCTGGCCGGCGTCTGTGCCGGTCTGGGGGAATACTGCAACACTTCGCCCTGGATTTTCAGAGGGTTGTTCCTGTTGCCCTTTTTTCTTAGACTGATGCCGGGGATCCTCAGCATCATTGTCTATATTCTGCTGGCGGTGGTACTCCCGGGTAATCAGCGGATTGAGGATGTGGTTGAAGTGGATTATGAGATTATTGATGATGAAAATGATGAAGAAATCATTGACTTCAGCGACGAAAAGTCAGGCACCAAAGAAAAGGTAAAGTAA
- a CDS encoding helix-turn-helix domain-containing protein — translation MSTFGTRLKRLRINKDMTQQDFAEHFDLNKSSISKYEKDKNLPENQLLVEIADYFDVSVDYLLCRTDNSTSLNDAKLKSEGSLNSAEQLVKPLEMKDLLGLFGYAMANEEGKKEILDFINFKHEVLVQHYSKKE, via the coding sequence ATGTCTACTTTTGGAACACGATTAAAACGACTGCGAATTAATAAGGATATGACCCAGCAGGATTTTGCTGAGCATTTTGATTTAAACAAAAGCTCGATTTCCAAGTACGAGAAGGATAAAAACCTTCCCGAAAACCAGTTGCTTGTTGAAATCGCGGATTATTTTGATGTATCGGTTGACTATTTGCTCTGCCGAACAGACAATTCCACCTCGCTTAATGATGCGAAACTCAAATCAGAAGGCTCCTTAAACTCGGCTGAACAGCTGGTTAAACCGTTGGAAATGAAAGACCTGCTGGGACTGTTCGGTTACGCCATGGCCAATGAAGAGGGTAAAAAGGAAATTTTGGATTTTATTAACTTCAAACATGAAGTTCTCGTCCAACACTACTCTAAAAAAGAATAG
- a CDS encoding thiamine pyrophosphate-dependent dehydrogenase E1 component subunit alpha: MIELSEELLLRMYYKMNQARYFEEKLEELAAKGQVHGTIHLAIGQEASGVMPCLALEEGDLASLSHRGHAQAIGFGLDVNLMMAECLGKYTGYSKGKGGSMHIADVENGNLGGNGVVGGGFNLSCGAALTQKYKKTGKVVLCFAGDGATNEGSFHESLNLASIWKLPVVFFIENNQYGMSNPVENHINIENISDRSEAYNMPGLTIDGNDFLDVYNTATKALRYARAGKGPVLIEAKTYRYSGHSKSDKQVYRDKREVLEWQKKDPLLKIKEYLRENRVFTEKQILKMEDEARVSIEQAVAFAKKSPQPQLNTVLEDVYA; encoded by the coding sequence ATGATTGAATTATCGGAAGAACTTCTCTTAAGAATGTATTATAAAATGAATCAGGCTCGCTATTTTGAAGAAAAATTGGAGGAACTCGCCGCAAAGGGCCAGGTCCATGGTACGATCCATCTGGCCATCGGTCAGGAAGCTTCGGGGGTGATGCCTTGTCTGGCTCTCGAAGAAGGGGATCTGGCGTCGCTGAGCCATCGGGGTCATGCCCAGGCGATTGGCTTTGGACTGGATGTCAATCTGATGATGGCAGAATGTCTGGGGAAATATACCGGCTACAGCAAGGGCAAAGGAGGTTCTATGCATATTGCCGATGTGGAAAACGGAAATCTGGGCGGCAATGGCGTTGTCGGCGGTGGTTTTAATCTGTCCTGCGGAGCAGCATTGACTCAAAAATATAAAAAAACCGGTAAGGTTGTTTTGTGCTTTGCCGGGGATGGTGCTACCAATGAAGGAAGCTTTCATGAATCCTTGAATCTGGCCTCAATCTGGAAATTGCCGGTCGTTTTTTTCATTGAAAACAACCAGTATGGGATGTCAAATCCGGTCGAGAATCACATCAATATTGAAAATATCTCAGACCGCAGCGAAGCCTATAACATGCCAGGTCTTACCATTGACGGCAACGATTTTCTTGATGTTTACAATACCGCGACCAAAGCCCTGCGTTATGCCAGAGCAGGGAAGGGTCCCGTGCTGATTGAAGCAAAAACCTATCGCTACAGTGGGCATAGCAAGAGTGATAAACAAGTTTATCGGGATAAACGGGAGGTTCTGGAATGGCAAAAAAAAGATCCGCTTTTGAAGATTAAAGAATATCTTCGGGAAAACCGGGTTTTTACTGAAAAACAGATCCTCAAAATGGAAGACGAGGCCCGGGTTTCGATTGAGCAGGCGGTAGCGTTTGCAAAAAAAAGCCCGCAACCCCAGCTAAACACTGTTTTAGAAGATGTATATGCGTGA
- the ispD gene encoding 2-C-methyl-D-erythritol 4-phosphate cytidylyltransferase: MEKPLTSVIIPAAGMGRRMNAPINKQYLTINGKPILAHTLDVFEKCPLINEIVLVINQDEFSICQLQVLKPYRFKKIKLVRGGNTRQESVYRGLKAINPRTDLVMVHDGARPIIQESVIVRSILETIEHRATTVGVAAKNTIKVISKDGFVDHTPNRDDLVEIQTPQTFEYGLLKEAHEQAILLGIEGTDDAFLVERQNVPVKIVTGHYTNIKITTPEDLIIAESIIKRLLKNDKKARKN; the protein is encoded by the coding sequence ATGGAAAAACCTCTAACCAGCGTAATCATTCCTGCCGCAGGAATGGGACGAAGGATGAATGCACCAATCAACAAGCAGTATCTGACAATAAATGGGAAACCAATCTTAGCCCATACCCTGGATGTTTTTGAAAAGTGCCCTCTGATTAATGAAATTGTATTGGTGATTAATCAGGACGAGTTTAGCATCTGCCAATTGCAGGTTTTAAAGCCCTATCGCTTTAAAAAGATAAAACTGGTGCGCGGTGGTAATACCCGGCAGGAGTCAGTTTATCGGGGGCTCAAAGCAATTAATCCCAGGACGGATCTGGTGATGGTTCACGATGGCGCCAGACCAATTATCCAGGAGTCGGTCATTGTCCGAAGTATTTTAGAAACCATTGAACATCGGGCCACTACCGTGGGCGTGGCAGCTAAAAACACCATAAAAGTGATCAGCAAGGATGGCTTTGTTGATCATACCCCAAATCGGGATGACCTGGTTGAAATTCAAACTCCCCAAACCTTTGAGTATGGTCTTTTAAAAGAAGCCCATGAACAGGCGATTTTGTTGGGGATTGAGGGAACGGATGATGCCTTTCTGGTAGAACGTCAGAATGTACCAGTGAAAATTGTAACTGGCCACTACACCAATATCAAGATTACAACCCCGGAAGATCTGATTATTGCCGAGTCGATTATTAAACGGTTGTTGAAAAATGATAAAAAAGCACGGAAAAATTAA
- the cysS gene encoding cysteine--tRNA ligase, translated as MKLYNTLTQKKETFIPIEAGKVRMYSCGPTVYNYFHIGNARPFIVFDVLRRFLEYTGYEVTFIQNFTDVDDKIINRSHEEGISPGDVSKKYIAEYFTDADALGIRRATVHPKVSEHMPEIIAMIKTLEEKELAYNVDGNVYYHVDAFKDYGKLSKQSIDDLKSGARIDVNDEKHSPLDFALWKKKKEGEPYWDSPWGQGRPGWHIECSAMSKKHLGDTIDIHGGGQDLIFPHHENEIAQSEGCCGKPFANYWVHNGYINIDNEKMSKSKGNFFTVRDIAKTFDLEAVRMFLLMAHYRSPVNFSEPLLKQAANALERLYTAKFQMAFLLANATAEMSTETEQGWIGSLVKYKHDFVAAMDDDINTADAIAVIFELVRDLNSTLNAASSTPAIIAGQNIFAELTAVLGLAEKEKETDLDAAVEDLIAQRQAARKAKDFKRADEIRDELLAKGIVLEDTREGVKWKKA; from the coding sequence ATGAAATTATATAATACCCTGACCCAGAAGAAAGAAACATTTATCCCGATTGAAGCGGGCAAGGTCCGGATGTATTCCTGCGGACCCACAGTTTACAACTATTTTCATATCGGCAACGCCCGTCCCTTTATCGTATTTGACGTGCTGCGCCGGTTTTTGGAATATACCGGTTACGAGGTAACCTTTATCCAGAACTTTACCGACGTTGATGATAAAATCATCAACCGGAGTCACGAAGAGGGAATTTCGCCTGGCGATGTTTCTAAAAAATACATCGCTGAATATTTTACCGATGCCGATGCCTTGGGAATCAGACGCGCTACGGTCCATCCCAAGGTCAGTGAGCACATGCCGGAAATCATCGCCATGATCAAAACCCTGGAAGAAAAAGAACTGGCCTATAATGTCGATGGCAATGTCTACTATCATGTTGATGCCTTTAAAGATTATGGTAAATTATCCAAACAATCCATCGATGATTTAAAATCCGGAGCCCGGATTGATGTCAATGATGAAAAACATAGCCCCCTGGATTTTGCCCTCTGGAAAAAGAAAAAAGAAGGCGAGCCCTATTGGGACAGTCCCTGGGGCCAGGGGCGACCGGGCTGGCACATTGAATGTTCGGCGATGTCAAAAAAACACCTGGGCGATACCATCGATATTCACGGCGGCGGCCAGGATCTGATCTTTCCCCACCACGAGAATGAAATTGCTCAATCCGAAGGCTGCTGCGGCAAACCCTTTGCTAACTATTGGGTGCACAACGGCTATATTAATATTGACAACGAAAAAATGTCCAAATCCAAGGGTAACTTTTTTACCGTCCGGGATATTGCCAAAACCTTTGATCTCGAAGCGGTGCGGATGTTTTTATTAATGGCTCATTACCGCAGCCCGGTTAACTTCAGTGAGCCGCTGCTAAAGCAGGCCGCCAATGCTCTGGAACGGTTATATACCGCTAAATTCCAGATGGCATTCCTGCTTGCAAACGCCACCGCTGAGATGTCCACCGAAACAGAACAAGGCTGGATTGGTTCGCTGGTTAAGTACAAACACGATTTTGTCGCAGCCATGGATGATGACATCAATACCGCCGATGCCATTGCCGTTATTTTTGAGCTGGTCCGGGATCTTAACTCGACGCTTAATGCCGCTTCTTCTACACCGGCGATCATTGCTGGTCAAAACATTTTTGCCGAACTCACTGCCGTTTTAGGATTGGCGGAAAAAGAAAAAGAAACCGATCTGGATGCGGCTGTGGAAGACCTGATCGCGCAGCGACAGGCGGCCCGCAAAGCCAAAGATTTCAAACGGGCCGATGAAATCCGGGATGAACTGCTGGCTAAAGGTATTGTTCTGGAGGATACCCGGGAAGGTGTTAAATGGAAAAAAGCCTAA
- a CDS encoding pyridoxal phosphate-dependent aminotransferase yields MKAVKKSKKLDNVCYDIRGPVVEEADRMEREGIDIIMLNTGNTAPFNLNAPDEIIQDIKYNMRPAEGYCNSQGIFSARKAVVQHYQTKGLMDLKVDDVFLGNGVSELILFCMQALLDNGDEILVPSPDYPLWSAAVNLSGGTAVYYTCDEEDEWNPNLLDIASKITPNTKGIVVINPNNPTGALYPKDILEGIVDLAIANNLIIFADEIYDRVLYDDAVHIPMSTLTEEVLVVTLNGLSKSHRIPGYRVGWMILTGNKEGARDYIEGIKMLSNMRMCSNVPGQHAIQTSLGGYQSINDLLKPGGRLYEQREIVCKRINAIPGLSCVRPKAGFYVFPKIDTELFNITSDVQFALDFLKEEHVLMVQGTGFNWPHPDHFRIVFLPHPEDLLETMDRLERFMANYQQEQVLRTEE; encoded by the coding sequence ATGAAGGCTGTGAAAAAGTCGAAGAAGTTGGACAACGTTTGTTATGATATTAGAGGACCGGTGGTTGAAGAGGCGGATCGCATGGAACGGGAAGGCATTGACATTATCATGCTCAACACCGGGAATACAGCCCCCTTTAATTTAAATGCCCCGGATGAGATTATTCAGGATATCAAATATAATATGCGGCCGGCCGAAGGCTACTGCAATTCTCAGGGGATTTTCTCAGCCCGAAAGGCTGTGGTTCAGCATTATCAGACCAAGGGTCTGATGGATCTGAAGGTGGATGATGTTTTTCTTGGCAATGGGGTCAGTGAACTGATTCTATTTTGTATGCAGGCGCTGTTAGATAATGGGGACGAAATTCTGGTTCCGTCACCAGACTACCCGCTGTGGTCAGCTGCGGTTAACCTCTCGGGCGGAACCGCTGTCTATTATACCTGTGATGAAGAAGATGAGTGGAACCCCAATCTTTTGGATATTGCCAGTAAGATTACGCCTAATACCAAGGGAATCGTGGTCATCAATCCCAATAATCCCACTGGTGCCCTTTATCCCAAAGATATTCTTGAGGGGATCGTCGATCTGGCCATTGCCAACAATTTGATTATTTTTGCCGATGAAATCTATGATCGGGTTCTCTATGATGATGCGGTTCATATCCCGATGTCAACGCTGACCGAGGAGGTGCTGGTGGTAACGCTCAATGGTTTGTCAAAATCTCATCGGATTCCCGGTTATCGGGTCGGTTGGATGATTTTGACGGGTAACAAGGAAGGGGCCAGGGATTATATTGAAGGGATTAAAATGCTTTCCAATATGCGGATGTGCTCCAATGTTCCCGGACAACATGCGATCCAAACCTCTTTAGGCGGCTACCAAAGTATCAACGATCTGCTTAAACCTGGAGGTCGGCTCTATGAACAGCGGGAGATTGTCTGTAAGCGAATCAATGCGATACCGGGTCTGTCCTGCGTTAGACCCAAGGCCGGGTTTTACGTCTTTCCCAAGATTGATACAGAACTTTTTAATATCACCAGCGACGTCCAGTTTGCGCTGGATTTTCTCAAAGAAGAGCATGTTCTGATGGTTCAGGGAACCGGTTTTAATTGGCCTCATCCGGATCATTTCAGAATTGTCTTTTTACCCCATCCGGAAGATCTGTTGGAAACCATGGATCGACTGGAACGGTTTATGGCAAACTATCAACAAGAACAAGTTTTAAGAACGGAAGAATAA
- the tsaE gene encoding tRNA (adenosine(37)-N6)-threonylcarbamoyltransferase complex ATPase subunit type 1 TsaE encodes MLEKRIITKSSQETFDFGKSLGEAIDFPLIVFLQGDMGAGKTLFCKGFVAGMGIDDEVTSPTYTIVNEYGNPPGIFHFDLYRLKDSQELYEMGFEDYLNQGCTLLLEWPDLIGENNFEPRLEIELKSQIDTPDEREIVLKTDNEKVAQRLNSL; translated from the coding sequence ATGCTGGAAAAAAGAATCATTACAAAATCAAGTCAGGAAACCTTTGATTTTGGAAAATCTCTGGGGGAAGCCATCGACTTCCCCCTGATTGTTTTTTTACAAGGGGATATGGGGGCTGGGAAAACCCTGTTTTGTAAAGGCTTTGTGGCCGGAATGGGAATTGATGATGAGGTCACCAGTCCCACCTACACCATTGTTAATGAATATGGTAATCCGCCTGGAATTTTTCATTTTGATTTGTACCGGCTTAAGGATTCACAGGAGCTTTATGAGATGGGCTTTGAAGATTACCTCAACCAGGGCTGTACGCTGCTACTGGAGTGGCCGGATCTGATAGGGGAAAATAACTTTGAGCCCCGGCTGGAAATTGAGTTAAAATCGCAAATCGATACACCAGATGAGCGGGAAATAGTATTAAAGACGGACAATGAAAAAGTGGCACAACGACTAAATTCACTTTAG
- a CDS encoding DEAD/DEAH box helicase, whose protein sequence is MKFTELEINEQLLQAIEEMGFVEMTEIQEQAIPQLMMGGDLIGKSQTGTGKTVAFAIPAITKLDPSIKKVQVLVLCPTRELAVQVSDEFKKVLKYQKNIKVLPIFGGASIENQIRDLKSGVQIVVGTPGRVMDHMRRKTLKLSEVSMVVLDEADEMLNMGFREDIELILDEIAHEIQTVLFSATMPKPILKIAETYQKNPVLVEISPKNMVATSIEQKYFNISDHHKFEALTRLLDVYKPQRSLIFCNTKKYVDEITDDLKKLGYSVDKIHGDMRQISRMAVLKDFSRGKLNILVATDVAARGIDVDDVDIVFNYDVPDNEEYYVHRIGRTGRAGKSGISLTLARSRDQFRLKKITDYTKKSIERGLIPTSAVINDIKIAHFHERFKIRADKGAETGTLETYVKIIDELVEKGYAAETIAAVLLQAQLPLSEAEDLNTVERRPRRNDSAPRRDGRDNRGRREGGSRRAGPEKTKRLFISVGEKDHAQKRDILGAICGECGIPSTAVGNIDMYDKFTFVDVDEEQAKKVEKKLNGKIIKERKVKVEISKKKK, encoded by the coding sequence ATGAAATTTACAGAATTAGAAATTAATGAACAATTGCTACAAGCCATTGAAGAAATGGGCTTTGTAGAAATGACCGAAATCCAGGAGCAAGCGATACCACAATTAATGATGGGAGGAGACCTCATTGGAAAGTCACAGACAGGAACAGGAAAAACTGTTGCGTTTGCCATTCCAGCCATTACGAAGCTTGACCCTTCTATAAAGAAAGTACAAGTTTTAGTTCTATGCCCAACCCGAGAGTTGGCAGTACAGGTCTCAGATGAATTTAAAAAAGTACTAAAATATCAAAAGAACATTAAAGTATTACCAATTTTCGGTGGCGCATCCATTGAAAACCAGATCAGAGACCTTAAATCAGGGGTTCAGATTGTGGTCGGTACCCCTGGCCGGGTAATGGATCACATGCGACGTAAAACCTTGAAACTTAGTGAGGTGTCAATGGTGGTACTGGATGAAGCGGATGAAATGCTAAACATGGGATTCCGGGAAGATATTGAATTGATTCTGGACGAAATCGCCCATGAGATTCAAACGGTGTTATTCTCGGCAACGATGCCAAAACCAATTTTAAAAATTGCGGAAACCTATCAGAAGAATCCGGTCCTGGTGGAAATTTCACCTAAAAACATGGTGGCGACCAGTATCGAACAAAAATACTTTAATATCAGTGATCACCATAAGTTCGAAGCCTTAACCCGATTACTGGATGTTTACAAACCACAACGATCCCTGATCTTTTGCAACACCAAGAAATATGTGGATGAAATTACCGACGATCTTAAAAAACTGGGTTATTCAGTGGATAAAATTCATGGCGACATGCGTCAGATTTCCCGGATGGCTGTTTTAAAAGACTTTAGCCGTGGGAAGTTAAATATCCTGGTAGCAACCGATGTGGCAGCCCGGGGAATTGACGTCGATGACGTCGATATTGTCTTTAATTACGATGTTCCCGATAATGAAGAATATTATGTCCATCGGATTGGTCGAACCGGGCGGGCAGGAAAAAGCGGTATCTCGCTGACCCTGGCGCGATCCAGAGATCAGTTTAGACTCAAAAAAATCACGGACTACACTAAAAAAAGCATCGAACGGGGTTTAATCCCAACGAGTGCTGTTATCAATGATATCAAGATAGCTCATTTCCACGAACGCTTCAAAATTCGTGCCGACAAGGGCGCTGAGACAGGTACCTTAGAGACCTATGTGAAAATTATTGATGAGCTGGTCGAAAAAGGCTACGCCGCTGAAACCATTGCGGCTGTTTTGCTGCAGGCTCAATTGCCACTTTCAGAAGCCGAAGATCTCAATACGGTTGAACGGCGTCCACGACGCAATGACTCAGCTCCACGTCGCGATGGTCGAGACAATCGCGGTCGTCGCGAGGGTGGGTCCCGTCGTGCTGGTCCGGAAAAAACAAAACGTCTTTTTATTAGTGTTGGTGAAAAAGATCATGCCCAAAAACGGGATATCCTGGGAGCTATTTGCGGTGAATGCGGGATTCCGTCTACTGCTGTAGGTAATATTGACATGTATGATAAATTTACCTTCGTGGATGTGGATGAAGAGCAGGCTAAAAAAGTAGAAAAGAAATTAAACGGAAAAATAATTAAAGAACGCAAAGTTAAAGTCGAAATATCAAAAAAGAAAAAATAG
- a CDS encoding YerC/YecD family TrpR-related protein: MEANTKRKVLAQAILALETEEDCNLLLEDLCTIKEIEDMAHRFEIAYLLSQGKTFIDVEKLTGASSATISRVNRCLKHGKGYRNSIEKMKKDHTLE; this comes from the coding sequence ATGGAAGCAAATACAAAACGAAAAGTTCTGGCCCAGGCGATTTTAGCCCTTGAAACCGAAGAGGATTGTAATTTATTACTCGAGGACCTGTGTACCATCAAAGAAATTGAAGACATGGCCCACCGTTTTGAAATTGCCTATCTACTATCCCAGGGAAAAACCTTCATCGATGTGGAAAAACTGACCGGAGCCAGCTCGGCCACCATCAGCCGCGTCAACCGCTGCCTCAAACACGGCAAAGGCTACCGCAACAGCATCGAAAAAATGAAAAAGGACCATACATTGGAGTAG
- a CDS encoding MATE family efflux transporter, with translation MKDTQTEKKNKLGVVPIPKLLFSMSIPAIISMMIQAMYNIVDSIFVAQIGEEALTAVSLAFPIQMIIISSFVGLGVGINSAISRRLGQNKKSEAANVAEHGFLLAMLIAAVLGILGFFTAEAFISLFTDNASIIAQGRAYLMIVTTLCFGSFITQAAYATLQGSGEMIQPMVGQIIGAVVNIILDPIMIFGWLGFPALGVAGAAIATVIGQIFGMAYMLLVVFKSSKNYLKLDYKVFHYESAIIKDIFKVGLPAAIMQGLASLMITGYNLILAGFGMSAVAVFGVYFKIQSIIFMPIFGLGQGAMPIFGFNYGAKNRERFNETLKVAMTAALSIMALGTLLFWIFPAQIMMAFNPSAEMMEIGIKCLRSISLAFPLAGISIMLSVSFQAIGKAYVSMIASFIRQMIVLLPVTYLLAQAGGLDWIWYGFIISEMFCLAYELFMYRWYQRNIFDNWEASPVVMQN, from the coding sequence ATGAAAGACACTCAAACCGAAAAAAAGAATAAACTGGGCGTCGTTCCAATACCAAAGCTTCTCTTTTCAATGTCAATACCGGCGATCATTTCGATGATGATTCAAGCGATGTATAATATTGTGGACAGTATCTTTGTGGCGCAAATTGGGGAAGAGGCCTTAACAGCCGTTTCCCTGGCATTTCCCATTCAGATGATTATTATCTCCTCTTTTGTGGGTCTGGGAGTCGGAATTAACTCAGCTATTTCGAGGCGCCTGGGGCAGAATAAAAAGAGCGAAGCAGCTAATGTGGCGGAACATGGTTTTTTACTGGCGATGCTGATTGCAGCAGTGCTGGGCATCTTGGGTTTTTTCACGGCGGAAGCATTTATCAGTTTGTTTACCGACAATGCCAGCATCATTGCCCAGGGCCGGGCGTATTTAATGATTGTCACCACGCTTTGTTTTGGCAGTTTCATCACCCAGGCGGCTTATGCCACCTTACAAGGTAGTGGCGAAATGATCCAGCCGATGGTTGGACAGATTATCGGAGCGGTGGTCAATATTATTCTGGACCCCATTATGATCTTTGGATGGCTTGGCTTTCCGGCATTGGGAGTGGCAGGCGCGGCGATTGCCACGGTGATTGGTCAGATCTTTGGGATGGCCTATATGTTACTGGTTGTTTTTAAAAGCAGCAAAAATTATTTAAAACTCGATTATAAGGTGTTTCATTATGAATCGGCAATCATCAAAGATATTTTTAAAGTCGGATTACCAGCGGCGATTATGCAGGGGTTGGCGTCGCTGATGATTACCGGATACAATCTGATTCTGGCTGGATTTGGGATGTCGGCAGTGGCTGTTTTTGGGGTTTACTTTAAAATTCAGTCGATTATCTTTATGCCCATCTTTGGATTGGGTCAGGGGGCCATGCCGATCTTCGGTTTCAATTATGGAGCCAAAAACCGGGAACGGTTTAATGAAACCCTGAAGGTTGCAATGACCGCTGCCCTCAGCATTATGGCCTTGGGAACGCTATTGTTCTGGATTTTCCCGGCTCAGATTATGATGGCTTTTAACCCTTCTGCTGAAATGATGGAAATCGGAATCAAGTGTCTAAGAAGCATCAGTCTGGCATTTCCGCTGGCCGGGATTTCGATTATGCTCAGTGTCAGTTTCCAGGCCATCGGCAAGGCTTATGTCAGTATGATTGCATCTTTTATCCGGCAGATGATTGTGCTCTTGCCGGTTACCTATTTGTTGGCGCAGGCCGGTGGTTTGGATTGGATCTGGTACGGGTTTATCATTTCAGAAATGTTCTGTCTGGCTTATGAGCTGTTCATGTACCGATGGTATCAGCGAAATATTTTTGATAACTGGGAAGCCTCTCCAGTCGTGATGCAAAACTAA
- a CDS encoding Mini-ribonuclease 3, with product MEKSLTPETSDRLKTIQATIDTHYTREQAAAMNPLALAYIGDGIFSDLIRKYLLGCGHQNVNVMTKTSICYVRASAQAQIVRALLPELSETEERMVKRGRNTASQVPKNANPSDYRYATGFETLIGYLFLCGEVKRMNSLICQSIDVINQNSEI from the coding sequence ATGGAAAAAAGCCTAACCCCAGAAACGTCAGACCGTCTAAAAACCATCCAGGCCACGATCGACACACACTACACCCGGGAACAGGCCGCCGCCATGAATCCGCTGGCACTTGCCTACATTGGTGATGGGATATTCTCGGATCTGATTCGCAAATATCTGCTCGGCTGTGGTCACCAGAATGTTAATGTCATGACCAAAACCTCGATTTGTTATGTCCGCGCCAGTGCCCAGGCCCAAATCGTCCGGGCGCTGCTACCAGAACTTTCTGAAACGGAGGAGCGGATGGTTAAACGAGGCCGGAACACCGCCTCCCAGGTTCCCAAAAACGCGAACCCTTCCGACTACCGTTATGCCACCGGTTTTGAAACCCTGATTGGCTACCTGTTTCTCTGCGGCGAGGTCAAACGGATGAACAGCCTAATTTGTCAGAGCATTGATGTCATCAACCAAAACAGCGAAATATAA